The window ATGCGCCCGTGGTGCCCGGTCCGGATCTCAGGTGAGATACGCCGGTGCCGCCACGGGCAACGTAAATCGGAACTGCGCGCCGCCGCCGGGGGCGCGGCCGACCTCGATGGCGCCGCCGTGCGCCTCGACGATGCCCTTGACGATGTAGAGCCCGAGGCCCGTGCCGCCGCGCTTGCTGCCCCGCCAGAAGCGGGTGAAGACGCGGTTCATGGACTCCTCCGGGATGCCAGGCCCCTCGTCGCTCACCGTGACCGACGTGCCGGTGTCCTCGTCTTCGCGCGGGGACGCCGTGGCCGTGATGTCAATGGTGACCGTTCCGTCGCCGTGCCGCACGGCATTTTCGATGAGGTTGCTGAGCACCTGGTCGATCTTGTCGGGGTCGGCCCACAGGGCGGGCAGCGGCTGCTCGATGCGCAGCAGGAACCGGTCGGCGGGCTGGCCGGCGGCGACGTAGGCCTGGATGTGCCGCCCCACGGCCGCGCCTATGTCGACGGGCTGGCGGCGCACCTCCAGCCGCCCGGAGTCGATCCGCGAGATGTCGAGCAGCTCGGCGATGAGCCGGGTCACGCGGTCGGCGTCGGCGTCGACGGTCTCCAGCATGAGCCGCTTCTGGTCGTCGGTGAACCGTTCCCACTTGGCGAGGAGGGTGGCGGTGAAGCCCTTGACCGAGGTGAGCGGTGAGCGCAGTTCGTGGGCGACGGTGGCGATCAGCTCGGCGTGGCTGCGCTCGGTGCGGCGACGGGCCTCGGTGTCGCGGAGCGAGACGACGACGCGGCGCACGGGGCCGGTGGGCTCGCTGCGGACGTACCGCACCGAGACGAGCACCTCACGCCCGCCGGGAAGGAGGAGATTGCGCTCCGGCTGCCTGCGCCGAATGGCGAGCCCGCCGTACGGATCGGTCAGCTGCCACCAGCGCCGCCCCTCCAGGTCCTCTAACGGCAGGGCCTTCTCCAGCCGCTGCCCGAGGGCGTCGGCGGCGCGGACTGCGGTGATGCGCTCGGCAGCGGCGTTGAAGCAGATGACGTGCCCGTGCTCGTCGGCGACGACGAGGCCGTCGGGCAGGTCGTCGGGATCGATGCCGAGCTCGGCGAGATCACCGGGACAGGACGCGGACGGCCGCCGCACCTCCCGTGCCCCCGGCGCGCTGCTCGTGCCGACACTCATCCCCGTACCCCACCTCTCACGACGGCTGAGGGGCCCCGAGCTGGTCACCCTACTAGCCCCTGCCGCCGGATTCCCGCCGTCCGCCCGAAGGGCGGGCCCCGCGGCGTCTGGTGCGTGCGATCGCAAGGCGCCGGAGCGCCCTCGTGGCGGAGCCACGTGGGCGGTTCGGCAACGCGGCGAGCGTGCGTGCCAGACGCCGCGGGGCAGGCGGGAATCCGGCGGCAGGGGCTTAGCTCTCGGTGACGGTGCGGCACCCTCCGGAGGCGCGCTGTGCACGGGCCGACGCATAGAGACATACGGCGGCGGCGGTGGCGAGGTTCAGGCTCTCGGCCTTCCCGTGGATCGGGACGCGCACGACGGCGTCGGCCAGCGCGCGGGTCTCCTCCGGAAGCCCCCAGGCCTCGTTCCCGAACACCCAGGCGGTGGGCCCGCCCATGCTCCCCTTGTCGAGCTCGTCGTCGAGATCGTCCGTCCCCGCCCCGTCGGCGGCGAGGATCCGCACACCGGCGTCCTTGAGCCCCGCCACGGCCCGCTCGACAGGGACACCGACGGCGACGGGCAGGTGGAACAGCGACCCCACGGAGGCCCGTACGGCCTTGGGGTTGTACAGATCCACGGACGCGTCGGTGAGTACGACGGCCTCGGCCCCGGCGGCGTCCGCACACCGCAGCACGGTCCCGGCGTTCCCGGGGTCCCGCACGTGCGCGAGTACGGCGACGAGCTTGGGCCGGGCGGCGAGGATCTCCTCGAAGGGGGTGTCGATGAACCGGCAGACCCCGACGAGCCCCTGCGGGGTGACGGTGGTGGAGATGTCGGCGATCACCTGCTCCGCGGCCAGGTGCACTCGGGCGCCCGCCTCACGGGCCTCGCCGATGATGTCGGCGTACCGCTCCGCCGCCTCGACGGTCGTGAACAGCTCGACGAGCGTGGACCCGTACGCCGCCGCCTCCCGCACGGCCTGCGGCCCCTCCGCGAGAAACAGCCGCTCCTTGCCCCGGAAGTTCCGCTTGGCGAGCCGCCGGGCGGCGGAGACGCGGGGGGAACGGGGGGAGATCAGCTCGGGGCTGACGGAGGGCATGGGGTTCACCTTGGTGTTTCGAAGTTCACGGACACAACAGGACCCGCAAGCCTCCTCGGCCTGCGGGTCCCTTCAGTCACGTCGGCCTAGAGCCGGCGGAGCGTCACGCAGCCTTCGGCGCGTTGACGTCCGACGGCAGCGCCTTCTGCGCGACCTCGACGAGCGCGGCGAACGCGTTCGCGTCGTTGACCGCCAGCTCGGCCAGGATCTTGCGGTCGACCTCGACGTTCGCGGCCTTCAGACCCTGGATGAAGCGGTTGTACGTGATGCCGTTGGCGCGGGCAGCGGCGTTGATGCGCTGGATCCACAGCTGACGGAAGTCACCCTTGCGCTTCTTGCGGTCGTTGTAGTTGTAGACCAGCGAGTGGGTGACCTGCTCCTTGGCCTTGCGGTACAGGCGCGAACGCTGACCGCGGTAGCCGGAAGCCTGCTCGAGGATCGCCCGGCGCTTCTTGTGGGCGTTCACTGCCCGCTTGACGCGTGCCACTTTTTACTCCTTGTAGCGGGGCCGTGGTTGGACTCACACGGCCCGGAATCGATTGGGTCCCGGTCCAGACGTACGGCGCTCAGTGGGGGCGCCGCTGACGTCACTTGCCGAGAAGCTTCTTGATCTTCGCGGCGTCGCCCGGGGCCATCTCGGCGTTGCCGGTGAGGCGACGCGTCACGCGGGACGACTTGTGCTCGAGCAGGTGGCGCTTGCCGGCACGCTCGCGGAGCACCTTGCCGGAGCCGGTGATCTTGAAGCGCTTGCTGGCACCGCTGTGCGACTTGTTCTTCGGCATAGCGCCGTTCTCTCCTCGTCGGTGGCGTTCCGGTGCCCGGTCGTGAAACCGGGCACGGTGGAACGTCGCTGTTGTATCGGTTACATCCTGGGGACTCGCGCCCCCCGGGATCACGCCTCGGCAGAAGCCTCGGCAGGTGCCTCGGTCTCCACGACGCTCTCGGCGTCCGCGGACTCCGCGACGTTCTGCGACTTGCCGGGGTTGGCCTTCGCGTCTGCCTTGCGGGCTTCCTGTGCCTGGCGGGCCTCGGCCATCGCCTCGGTCTTCTTCTTGTGCGGACCGAGAACCATGATCATGTTTCGGCCGTCCTGCTTCGGGTTCGACTCGACGAAACCGAGGTCCTGGACGTCCTCCGCGAGGCGCTGCAGCAGTCGGTAGCCCAGCTCGGGCCGGGACTGCTCGCGACCACGGAACATGATCGTGATCTTGACCTTGTCGCCCTGCTTGAGGAACCGGACGACGTGACCCTTCTTGGTGTCATAGTCGTGCGGGTCGATCTTCGGCCGGAGCTTCATCTCCTTGATGACCGTGTGCGCCTGGTTCTTGCGCGCCTCACGGGCCTTCATGGCCGACTCGTACTTGAACTTCCCGTAGTCCATGAGCTTGCACACGGGCGGACGGGCGTTCGCCGCGACCTCGACCAGGTCCAGGTCGTACTCCTGCGCAAGCTCCAGTGCCTTGGCCAGCGGGACAATGCCCACCTGCTCGCCACTGGGACCGACAAGTCGCACCTCGGGAACGCGAATCCGGTCGTTGATGCGGGGCTCGGCGCTGATGGATCCTCCTCGGTTAGCACCACACGGCGGTCTGGCGGACAGCCGCGTATGTCTCTTTCGTAAGACCTAACCGCGCCGAAGCACAAAAAATGCCCCGGACGATCACAGGCGGGGCTCCAAAACACTGCCGGAGCACCTTCGCGGTGATCGCGGGGGCGCACTTTCGGGCGACTCCATCGTCCGTACGGAACGATGGTGGCCGCCTGACCGGGGTGACCCGCCGTCCCGGGGGACGGTCAGGTGGGAGATCGGAGCCTCCACTTGTGGGCCGAGCACATGAGTGTCCGGCCGGTCGTTACACAAGGTTAGCAGCTCGGGCCAGGAACGGCTAACCGAGGGCAACCGGGGCCCGCTCCGCCCCGGCCCCCTATCGTGTGGGGCATGAGTGAGACCTCCCCCTCGGACAGCCCCGAGACCCCCGGCACGTCCGACTTCGACGCCATGACCCGCGACATCGCCGAGGTCCCGGCGGTCGAGGTGATCGTGACGGTCGCCGTCAATCTGATGAGCGCCGCCGCCGTGAAGCTCGGTCTGACCGAGGAGGGCGACAAGTTCAAGGACCTGGACGAGGCCCGCAAGCTGGTGCACGCCCTCGCCGGTCTGCTGGACGCGAGCGCGACGGAGATCAGCTCGTTCCACGCGGCGCCGCTGCGCGACGGGCTGAAGTCGCTGCAGCTGGCGTTCCGTGAGGCGTCGATCGTCCCGGACGAGCCGGGTCAGGGGCCGGGCGAGAAGTACACCGGCCCGATCTACGGCTAGTTCATCCCCGTACGTACAGGGGCTCGCCCGGTGGCGTCGCCTCGGCCGGCAGCAGTGCCAGGTCGAGGCCGCGCACCAGGCGGGCCCTCAGTGTTTCGTCGGCGGCGAGGCGCTCCGCCACCGACCGCGCGGCCCGGGCCGGGGGCTCGGCCGGGTCCAGTACGAGGGCGAGGGTGCCGTCGGCCTGCCCGGGCCCGAGGTGGGCACGCAGGACGGCGGGCTCGGCGGCGACAGCAGTGCGCACGGCCGCAACGACGGCCGGGTCGGCGAGCGGGTCGGTCGTCGTACGGCCCTCGGCGAGCGCGAGCAGCGCGCGCCCCGTCAGCTCGTACGTCACTGGCCCGGCCATGTCCAGCACGATCGTGTCCGCCTTCTCGTGTGCCGCGGCCTGCAGGGCCTGGTGCAGGGGTACGGCGACGGGGCGGGCCGCCGGGTCCCAGCGGGCGAGCGAGTCGGTGGACGTGAAGGCGGGCAGGGCGGTGCGGTCGCCGGCCTTCAGGGTCGGTACGGCCATGTCGCTGGTCTTCTCGTGGCGCAGCCCGTTCTCGTCCTCCTCCACCTCGCCGAGCACGGCCACGACGGGGACGAGCAGCCGGGCGCCCTTGAGCGCCTCCAGCACGGGTCCCTCGGCGGTGCGGTCCTCGGCCCAGGCGGCGAGCGCGGCGCTCAGCCGGGGGTCGGCGGTGCCGTCGTCGTCGGAGAAGGGGGAGTCGGGAATGTTCTTGTTCGCCACGGTCACCGACCCTATCGGGGGGATGCTGCTGCGCTTGTGCGGCCCCGGAAACCCGGCTGTGACGCGTTTCACCGGAATCTCAGATTTCCCTGACACACATCTAACGTCCGTCTAACGGCCCGCACAGTCGCCGGCCCGACGATCGCGGACATGGAGTCTTCCAGAGCCCGCCGACGTCGCCGGCCCCTGCCGTACACCGCGCTCGCGTTCGTCGTCATCGTCGGCGGTGCCGCCGCGGGGACCGTGTACATGCAGGCTCAGGCGCACTCGGGAGGGAGCGCCGTATCGTCAGCGGTGACGCCGTCGGCCTCGGCGTCGGTTTCGGCCCGGGCGGGTGGGGAGGCTTCTGTGGAACCCGTGGCACAGCCGACGGTGGACCATGACGTACTGCTGGCCGAGGCCATGGAGTCGGTGACCGTCGAGGAGGGCGCCGAGGTGTCGGTGGCGGTGCTGGACCTGGAGTCCGGTGCCGGCGCCAGGTACGGGAACAGCAGCTTCGACACCGCGAGCATCGTCAAGGTCGACATCCTGGCCGCGCTGCTGCTCCAGGCGCAGGACGCGGGGCGTGAGCTCACCGCCACGGAGAAGTCGTACGCGGCCGACATGATCGAGAACAGTGACAACACCGCCGCGTCGGCCCTGTGGCGGGCGATCGGGAAGGCGGAGGGGCTCGACGCCGCGAATGCGCGCCTCGGGCTCGCGGACACCGAGGGCGGCGACGGCATGTACTGGGGACTGACGCAGACCACTGCCGCCGACCAACTCACGCTGCTGCAGCAGGTGTTCGGGGAGGATTCGGAGCTGAGCGGGCGGTCGCGGGCGTATCTGCAGGAGTTGATGGGGGAGATAGCGGTCGACCAGCAGTGGGGGGTGTCGGCCGCGGCCGACGGCTCGGCGTGGGCGTTGAAGAACGGCTGGTTGCCGCGCACCGCCACCGGGCTGTGGGACATCAACAGCATCGGGCGGGTGACGGTGGACGGCCACGGCTACCTGGTGGCGGCACTGTCCGACGGCAACTCGACGAAGGCGAAGG of the Streptomyces sp. T12 genome contains:
- a CDS encoding ATP-binding protein translates to MSVGTSSAPGAREVRRPSASCPGDLAELGIDPDDLPDGLVVADEHGHVICFNAAAERITAVRAADALGQRLEKALPLEDLEGRRWWQLTDPYGGLAIRRRQPERNLLLPGGREVLVSVRYVRSEPTGPVRRVVVSLRDTEARRRTERSHAELIATVAHELRSPLTSVKGFTATLLAKWERFTDDQKRLMLETVDADADRVTRLIAELLDISRIDSGRLEVRRQPVDIGAAVGRHIQAYVAAGQPADRFLLRIEQPLPALWADPDKIDQVLSNLIENAVRHGDGTVTIDITATASPREDEDTGTSVTVSDEGPGIPEESMNRVFTRFWRGSKRGGTGLGLYIVKGIVEAHGGAIEVGRAPGGGAQFRFTLPVAAPAYLT
- a CDS encoding RNA methyltransferase; the protein is MPSVSPELISPRSPRVSAARRLAKRNFRGKERLFLAEGPQAVREAAAYGSTLVELFTTVEAAERYADIIGEAREAGARVHLAAEQVIADISTTVTPQGLVGVCRFIDTPFEEILAARPKLVAVLAHVRDPGNAGTVLRCADAAGAEAVVLTDASVDLYNPKAVRASVGSLFHLPVAVGVPVERAVAGLKDAGVRILAADGAGTDDLDDELDKGSMGGPTAWVFGNEAWGLPEETRALADAVVRVPIHGKAESLNLATAAAVCLYASARAQRASGGCRTVTES
- the rplT gene encoding 50S ribosomal protein L20 encodes the protein MARVKRAVNAHKKRRAILEQASGYRGQRSRLYRKAKEQVTHSLVYNYNDRKKRKGDFRQLWIQRINAAARANGITYNRFIQGLKAANVEVDRKILAELAVNDANAFAALVEVAQKALPSDVNAPKAA
- the rpmI gene encoding 50S ribosomal protein L35; its protein translation is MPKNKSHSGASKRFKITGSGKVLRERAGKRHLLEHKSSRVTRRLTGNAEMAPGDAAKIKKLLGK
- a CDS encoding DUF1844 domain-containing protein, which encodes MSETSPSDSPETPGTSDFDAMTRDIAEVPAVEVIVTVAVNLMSAAAVKLGLTEEGDKFKDLDEARKLVHALAGLLDASATEISSFHAAPLRDGLKSLQLAFREASIVPDEPGQGPGEKYTGPIYG
- a CDS encoding SseB family protein → MANKNIPDSPFSDDDGTADPRLSAALAAWAEDRTAEGPVLEALKGARLLVPVVAVLGEVEEDENGLRHEKTSDMAVPTLKAGDRTALPAFTSTDSLARWDPAARPVAVPLHQALQAAAHEKADTIVLDMAGPVTYELTGRALLALAEGRTTTDPLADPAVVAAVRTAVAAEPAVLRAHLGPGQADGTLALVLDPAEPPARAARSVAERLAADETLRARLVRGLDLALLPAEATPPGEPLYVRG
- a CDS encoding serine hydrolase, encoding MESSRARRRRRPLPYTALAFVVIVGGAAAGTVYMQAQAHSGGSAVSSAVTPSASASVSARAGGEASVEPVAQPTVDHDVLLAEAMESVTVEEGAEVSVAVLDLESGAGARYGNSSFDTASIVKVDILAALLLQAQDAGRELTATEKSYAADMIENSDNTAASALWRAIGKAEGLDAANARLGLADTEGGDGMYWGLTQTTAADQLTLLQQVFGEDSELSGRSRAYLQELMGEIAVDQQWGVSAAADGSAWALKNGWLPRTATGLWDINSIGRVTVDGHGYLVAALSDGNSTKAKGVSLIEAAAQAAVSVLAGQTSSASPAAATSATSS